Proteins encoded within one genomic window of Humulus lupulus chromosome 1, drHumLupu1.1, whole genome shotgun sequence:
- the LOC133814939 gene encoding uncharacterized mitochondrial protein AtMg00820-like, translated as QRRSGRIVRQPIRYEHEAHVLVSDTEKDDPLTFKEAMEDPDVDKWQEAMNQEMESMYSNSVWELVDLPDNVNAIGCKWIYKKKKGADGKVETYKARLVAKGYTQREGVDYEETFSPVAMLKS; from the coding sequence caacgtcgtagtgggaggattgtgagacaacctattcgctacgaacatgaggcacacgttcttgtatcagatactgaaaaggacgatccattgacttttaaagaagcaatggaagaccctgatgttgataaatggcaagaagccatgaatcaagaaatggaatcaatgtattccaattcagtctgggaacttgtagatcttcctgacaatgttaatgccattggatgcaaatggatctacaaaaAGAAAaagggtgcagatggaaaggtagaaacctataaagcaaggcttgtggccaaaggctacacacagagagagggtgtggactatgaagaaacattttctcctgtggccatgcttaagtcc